A window of Cryptomeria japonica chromosome 3, Sugi_1.0, whole genome shotgun sequence contains these coding sequences:
- the LOC131064309 gene encoding transcription factor MYB23 gives MTRAPLGGVLNRGPWTAEEDLLLKKYIETNGIQRWSTLPQKAGLMRCGKSCRLRWMNHLRPNVKRGHISPDEEDLIIRLHNLLGNRWSLIAGRVPGRTDNDVKNYWNTHLSKKLACKSFSRGKTVTPAVKSQPLICGNNQKDSAALPVEFKKEYPDSQLSDNNMKYNGIELQDSSVLDDGYKFHRTEDQFFSTTGSIVPWIIGINMEEDIFLPITRFEQSIGSTDLFSDSFISSWTCSDNLYWENGFA, from the exons ATGACTCGAGCTCCCTTGGGTGGAGTACTTAATCGAGGCCCCTGGACTGCTGAGGAGGATCTGCTCTTGAAAAAGTATATTGAGACTAATGGCATACAACGCTGGAGCACTCTTCCTCAAAAAGCTG GCTTGATGCGGTGTGGAAAGAGTTGCAGATTGCGTTGGATGAATCATCTGCGCCCAAATGTTAAGCGAGGCCATATCTCTCCAGATGAAGAGGATCTCATCATTAGGCTTCATAATCTGTTGGGAAACCG ATGGTCGTTGATTGCAGGGAGAGTGCCAGGTAGGACAGATAATGATGTAAAGAACTACTGGAACACTCATTTGAGCAAAAAGTTAGCCTGTAAATCCTTTTCACGGGGTAAGACAGTGACACCGGCTGTTAAGAGCCAGCCATTAATCTGTGGGAATAATCAGAAAG ATTCTGCAGCTTTACCTGTGGAGTTTAAGAAAGAATACCCAGATTCTCAATTATCAGATAACAATATGAAATACAATGGGATTGAGCTACAAGATTCAAGTGTTTTAGATGATGGGTATAAATTTCACAGAACTGAAGATCAGTTCTTTAGCACTACAGGAAGTATAGTGCCGTGGATTATTGGGATCAATATGGAAGAAGACATTTTTCTACCCATAACTCGGTTTGAACAAAGTATTGGCTCCACAGATTTGTTTTCAGATTCATTTATTTCATCTTGGACTTGCTCTGACAACCTCTATTGGGAGAATGGTTTTGCCTGA